One Phaseolus vulgaris cultivar G19833 chromosome 2, P. vulgaris v2.0, whole genome shotgun sequence DNA window includes the following coding sequences:
- the LOC137809575 gene encoding expansin-like B1 isoform X1 codes for MALYLFYTFLVTTLIFMQTLADTSCTDCFIHSRAAYYPNSEEHGTDVGACGFGSFGATVNGGDVSAASSLYRSGVGCGACYQVRCTNSVYCSNNGVTAVITDQGSSDNTDFILSKHAFSRMAQTTDAAASLLALGVVDIEYRRVSCSYPDKNITIKIDESSNNPYYLAFVIWYQQGRRDITAVQLCETQNFVCKLLDRSHGAVWTATSPPSGPLSLRMLFSDEEEEEETWVVPANNIPGDWKAGETYDSGVQVNQ; via the exons ATGGCGCTTTATCTTTTCTATACTTTTCTTGTTACCACCTTGATTTTCATGCAAACTCTGGCTGATACTTCATGCACCGATTGTTTCATTCATTCTCGAGCAGCATATTATCCAAATTCTGAAGAACACGGAACAGATG TAGGTGCATGCGGGTTTGGTTCCTTTGGTGCTACGGTCAATGGCGGGGATGTATCAGCTGCATCTTCTCTTTACCGAAGTGGTGTTGGTTGTGGCGCCTGTTACCAG GTGAGGTGTACCAACAGCGTCTATTGCTCAAACAATGGTGTGACTGCAGTTATAACTGACCAAGGTTCAAGTGACAACACAGATTTCATTCTTAGCAAACATGCCTTTAGCCGGATGGCTCAAACCACTGATGCAGCTGCTTCTCTACTAGCCCTTGGCGTGGTTGATATTGAATATAGACG TGTTTCATGCAGCTACCcagataaaaatataacaatCAAGATAGACGAGAGCAGCAACAACCCTTACTATTTGGCTTTTGTGATTTGGTATCAACAAGGAAGGAGAGACATAACTGCTGTGCAGCTCTGTGAG ACTCAAAACTTTGTGTGCAAGTTACTGGATCGGAGCCATGGAGCTGTGTGGACTGCTACCTCTCCACCAAGTGGACCTTTGTCTTTAAGAATGTTGTTTAGtgatgaagaagaggaagaagaaacttGGGTTGTTCCAGCAAATAACATACCTGGAGACTGGAAGGCTGGAGAAACATACGATTCAGGGGTACAAGTGAACCAATAG
- the LOC137809968 gene encoding ras-related protein RABH1b-like, translated as MAPVSALAKYKLVFLGDQSVGKTSIITRFMYDKFDNTYQATIGIDFLSKTMYLEDRTVRLQLWDTAGQERFRSLIPSYIRDSSVAVIAYDVASRQTFLNTSKWIEEVRSERGSDVIIVLVGNKTDLVDKRQVSTEEGEAKSRELNVMFIEASAKAGFNIKALFRKIAAALPGMETLSSTKQEDMVDVNLRSSAGHDSQPDSGGCAC; from the exons ATGGCGCCAGTATCAGCTCTTGCAAAGTACAAACTGGTGTTCTTGGGTGATCAGTCTGTGGGAAAAACCAGCATCATCACACGTTTCATGTATGACAAATTTGACAACACTTATCAG GCCACGATAGGTATTGATTTTTTATCAAAAACTATGTATCTTGAAGATCGAACTGTTCGGCTACAGCTGTG GGATACAGCTGGACAGGAAAGATTTAGAAGTCTTATTCCAAGCTACATTAGGGACTCATCGGTTGCTGTCATTGCTTATGATGTTGCAA GCCGTCAGACTTTCCTAAACACATCAAAGTGGATTGAAGAGGTGCGCAGTGAGAGAGGCAGTGATGTTATTATTGTACTTGTTGGCAACAAAACTGATCTTGTGGATAAGAG GCAAGTCTCTACAGAGGAAGGGGAAGCCAAGTCTCGTGAACTCAACGTCATGTTTATTGAAGCTAGTGCCAAAGCTGGCTTTAATATTAAG GCCCTCTTTCGAAAAATTGCTGCTGCATTGCCTGGAATGGAAACACTATCTTCCACAAAACAAGAAGACATGGTTGACGTGAACCTGAGATCTTCTGCTGGTCATGACTCTCAACCTGATTCAGGGGGATGTGCTTGCTGA
- the LOC137809970 gene encoding BON1-associated protein 2-like: MSRTVEVTVLSAENLQMNRKPARGNTFVTVHSDASTDAGAVTKVDSEGGSYPSWNEKVVVNVPLHARFISVEVKCKTSSSSSLTGSNSVGVARIPVSDFIGGYVPENQLHFLSYRLWDGNVRRNGVINISVRVKVPERSSCSSSSMSFAAVTGVPVAGNGSTGVVTGIPALWLNYQRNP, from the coding sequence ATGTCAAGAACAGTGGAAGTCACGGTTTTATCCGCAGAGAATCTCCAAATGAACAGAAAACCCGCAAGAGGAAACACATTTGTCACGGTTCACTCCGACGCCAGCACTGACGCAGGTGCCGTCACGAAAGTGGACTCAGAGGGAGGAAGCTACCCTTCGTGGAACGAGAAGGTTGTGGTGAACGTGCCGTTGCATGCAAGGTTCATATCCGTTGAGGTGAAGTGCAAAACGTCGTCGTCGTCGTCGTTGACGGGGTCTAACAGTGTTGGCGTGGCGCGAATACCGGTTTCTGATTTCATTGGAGGGTACGTGCCGGAAAACCAGTTGCATTTCTTGAGCTACAGGCTGTGGGACGGTAACGTTAGGAGAAACGGGGTTATAAATATTTCGGTGAGGGTGAAAGTGCCGGAACGTTCTTCTTGTAGTTCCAGTTCCATGTCGTTTGCGGCGGTGACTGGGGTGCCGGTGGCCGGTAATGGCTCCACCGGAGTTGTCACAGGGATTCCAGCTCTTTGGTTGAACTACCAAAGAAATCCTTGA
- the LOC137809575 gene encoding expansin-like B1 isoform X2, with protein sequence MALYLFYTFLVTTLIFMQTLADTSCTDCFIHSRAAYYPNSEEHGTDGACGFGSFGATVNGGDVSAASSLYRSGVGCGACYQVRCTNSVYCSNNGVTAVITDQGSSDNTDFILSKHAFSRMAQTTDAAASLLALGVVDIEYRRVSCSYPDKNITIKIDESSNNPYYLAFVIWYQQGRRDITAVQLCETQNFVCKLLDRSHGAVWTATSPPSGPLSLRMLFSDEEEEEETWVVPANNIPGDWKAGETYDSGVQVNQ encoded by the exons ATGGCGCTTTATCTTTTCTATACTTTTCTTGTTACCACCTTGATTTTCATGCAAACTCTGGCTGATACTTCATGCACCGATTGTTTCATTCATTCTCGAGCAGCATATTATCCAAATTCTGAAGAACACGGAACAGATG GTGCATGCGGGTTTGGTTCCTTTGGTGCTACGGTCAATGGCGGGGATGTATCAGCTGCATCTTCTCTTTACCGAAGTGGTGTTGGTTGTGGCGCCTGTTACCAG GTGAGGTGTACCAACAGCGTCTATTGCTCAAACAATGGTGTGACTGCAGTTATAACTGACCAAGGTTCAAGTGACAACACAGATTTCATTCTTAGCAAACATGCCTTTAGCCGGATGGCTCAAACCACTGATGCAGCTGCTTCTCTACTAGCCCTTGGCGTGGTTGATATTGAATATAGACG TGTTTCATGCAGCTACCcagataaaaatataacaatCAAGATAGACGAGAGCAGCAACAACCCTTACTATTTGGCTTTTGTGATTTGGTATCAACAAGGAAGGAGAGACATAACTGCTGTGCAGCTCTGTGAG ACTCAAAACTTTGTGTGCAAGTTACTGGATCGGAGCCATGGAGCTGTGTGGACTGCTACCTCTCCACCAAGTGGACCTTTGTCTTTAAGAATGTTGTTTAGtgatgaagaagaggaagaagaaacttGGGTTGTTCCAGCAAATAACATACCTGGAGACTGGAAGGCTGGAGAAACATACGATTCAGGGGTACAAGTGAACCAATAG
- the LOC137809967 gene encoding probable GTP-binding protein OBGM, mitochondrial isoform X1: MMLHFQAKCIKHMEDFTQRCITRWSITLYARYSNISLKKSKLAPLQERRMIDQCKIFAKAGDGGNGCFSLRKGRPDGGNGGTGGDVILECSPRVWDFSGLQRHLIAEKGGHGSSKKLIGSRGADKVARVPIGTVLHLVNGDIPSVVKTQSSTDVDPWDIPGALVDDLHDPGYGSTSNVTRVEVNATHSTGFSSTQAEEANAEKSEKSRQVTSTDAFSQLSTTNGAPEFCTEDIEENQEIIYNVAELTEEGQQIVIARGGEGGLGNAYCSKDSMKNVPNLQDPNGIHSSLHAGSPGFETVLILELKSIADVSFVGMPNAGKSTLLGAISRAKPAVGDYAFTTLRPNLGNLHYDDLSITVADIPGLIKGAHQNRGLGHAFLRHIERTKVLAYVVDLAAALNGRKGIPPWEQLRDLVLELEYHQDGLSNRPSLIVANKIDENGADEVYKELKRRVQGVPIFPVCSVLGEGVADLKAGLKMLVNAETSNKLCLDQILLA, encoded by the exons ATGATGTTACACTTTCAAGCAAAATGCATTAAACACATGGAAGATTTTACTCAGAGGTGTATAACTAGATGGTCAATTACACTTTATGCTCGTTACTCCAATATTTCTCTGAAGAAGTCTAAGCTTGCTCCTTTGCAG GAGAGACGAATGATAGACCAGTGTAAGATATTTGCAAAAGCAGGTGATGGAGGTAATGGTTGCTTCAGCTTGCGCAAGGGAAGACCTGATG GTGGCAATGGGGGAACAGGCGGTGATGTGATTCTGGAATGCTCTCCCAGAGTTTGGGACTTCAGTGGTTTGCAGCGTCATCTG ATAGCCGAGAAAGGAGGACATGGATCATCAAAAAAGTTGATAGGTAGCAGGGGTGCTGATAAG GTTGCCCGTGTACCGATTGGCACTGTACTTCATCTTGTCAATGGTGATATTCCTTCCGTTGTCAAAACTCAATCCTCGACTGATGTAGACCCTTGGGATATTCCAGGGGCACTTGTTGATGATCTTCATGACCCTGGCTATGGTTCTACCTCCAATGTTACAAGAGTGGAAGTAAACGCAACACATTCTACTGGCTTCTCCTCAACACAAGCTGAAGAAGCAAATGCTGAGAAATCTGAAAAATCAAGACAAGTTACATCAACAGATGCATTCTCTCAACTCTCCACTACTAATGGAGCTCCTGAATTTTGTACTGAGGATATAGAAGAGAACCAAGAGATAATATACAATGTTGCTGAATTAACAGAAGAAGGTCAACAAATTGTCATTGCTCGCGGAGGAGAGGGTGGTCTGGGCAATGCGTATTGTTCCAAAGATTCAATGAAAAATGTACCTAATCTTCAGGATCCTAACGGTATCCACTCCTCTCTGCATGCAGGTTCACCTGGTTTTGAGACCGTTCTTATATTAGAACTCAAGAGTATTGCTGATGTAAGCTTTGTGGGAATGCCTAATGCTGGTAAAAGCACTTTACTTGGGGCTATATCAAGGGCTAAGCCTGCTGTTGGTGACTATGCGTTTACTACTCTTAGGCCAAATTTGGGGAATCTACACTATGATGATCTCTCAATAACCGTGGCTGATATTCCTGGGCTTATAAAAGGTGCACACCAAAATCGTGGACTCGGGCATGCATTTCTGCGCCACATAGAGCGCACAAAGGTTCTTGCTTATGTGGTAGACTTGGCTGCTGCTTTAAATGGAAGGAAGGGAATTCCGCCATGGGAACAGCTCAGAGACTTAGTTCTAGAGCTAGAGTACCATCAGGATGGTTTGTCCAATCGGCCATCCTTGATAGTTGCAAATAAGATTGATGAGAACGGTGCAGATGAAGTATATAAAGAGTTAAAGAGAAGGGTACAAGGTGTTCCCATCTTTCCTGTATGTTCTGTTTTGGGGGAAGGCGTGGCTGATCTTAAAGCTGGCCTGAAAATGCTTGTTAATGCTGAAACGTCGAATAAACTTTGCCTAGATCAAATTTTGCTTGCTTAG
- the LOC137809853 gene encoding uncharacterized protein has translation MGLLWWRKENKPKDPSSSIPNSKALDATKPLPESPAMNGAVEVPRPPNVTVSIFEFGSVAASNDKVTLAGYCPVSEDLEPCRWEILPAAQSNAPQFRVVF, from the coding sequence ATGGGATTACTGTGGTGGCGAAAGGAGAATAAACCCAAAGACCCATCCTCATCAATTCCCAATTCCAAAGCCCTAGACGCAACCAAACCCCTCCCTGAGTCCCCAGCCATGAACGGCGCCGTCGAGGTTCCCCGACCACCCAACGTCACCGTCTCCATTTTCGAATTCGGCTCCGTCGCCGCCTCCAACGACAAGGTCACGCTCGCCGGCTACTGCCCCGTATCCGAAGACCTCGAGCCCTGCCGCTGGGAGATCCTCCCCGCAGCTCAGTCCAACGCGCCTCAGTTTCGCGTAGTTTTTTGA
- the LOC137809967 gene encoding probable GTP-binding protein OBGM, mitochondrial isoform X2: protein MIDQCKIFAKAGDGGNGCFSLRKGRPDGGNGGTGGDVILECSPRVWDFSGLQRHLIAEKGGHGSSKKLIGSRGADKVARVPIGTVLHLVNGDIPSVVKTQSSTDVDPWDIPGALVDDLHDPGYGSTSNVTRVEVNATHSTGFSSTQAEEANAEKSEKSRQVTSTDAFSQLSTTNGAPEFCTEDIEENQEIIYNVAELTEEGQQIVIARGGEGGLGNAYCSKDSMKNVPNLQDPNGIHSSLHAGSPGFETVLILELKSIADVSFVGMPNAGKSTLLGAISRAKPAVGDYAFTTLRPNLGNLHYDDLSITVADIPGLIKGAHQNRGLGHAFLRHIERTKVLAYVVDLAAALNGRKGIPPWEQLRDLVLELEYHQDGLSNRPSLIVANKIDENGADEVYKELKRRVQGVPIFPVCSVLGEGVADLKAGLKMLVNAETSNKLCLDQILLA, encoded by the exons ATGATAGACCAGTGTAAGATATTTGCAAAAGCAGGTGATGGAGGTAATGGTTGCTTCAGCTTGCGCAAGGGAAGACCTGATG GTGGCAATGGGGGAACAGGCGGTGATGTGATTCTGGAATGCTCTCCCAGAGTTTGGGACTTCAGTGGTTTGCAGCGTCATCTG ATAGCCGAGAAAGGAGGACATGGATCATCAAAAAAGTTGATAGGTAGCAGGGGTGCTGATAAG GTTGCCCGTGTACCGATTGGCACTGTACTTCATCTTGTCAATGGTGATATTCCTTCCGTTGTCAAAACTCAATCCTCGACTGATGTAGACCCTTGGGATATTCCAGGGGCACTTGTTGATGATCTTCATGACCCTGGCTATGGTTCTACCTCCAATGTTACAAGAGTGGAAGTAAACGCAACACATTCTACTGGCTTCTCCTCAACACAAGCTGAAGAAGCAAATGCTGAGAAATCTGAAAAATCAAGACAAGTTACATCAACAGATGCATTCTCTCAACTCTCCACTACTAATGGAGCTCCTGAATTTTGTACTGAGGATATAGAAGAGAACCAAGAGATAATATACAATGTTGCTGAATTAACAGAAGAAGGTCAACAAATTGTCATTGCTCGCGGAGGAGAGGGTGGTCTGGGCAATGCGTATTGTTCCAAAGATTCAATGAAAAATGTACCTAATCTTCAGGATCCTAACGGTATCCACTCCTCTCTGCATGCAGGTTCACCTGGTTTTGAGACCGTTCTTATATTAGAACTCAAGAGTATTGCTGATGTAAGCTTTGTGGGAATGCCTAATGCTGGTAAAAGCACTTTACTTGGGGCTATATCAAGGGCTAAGCCTGCTGTTGGTGACTATGCGTTTACTACTCTTAGGCCAAATTTGGGGAATCTACACTATGATGATCTCTCAATAACCGTGGCTGATATTCCTGGGCTTATAAAAGGTGCACACCAAAATCGTGGACTCGGGCATGCATTTCTGCGCCACATAGAGCGCACAAAGGTTCTTGCTTATGTGGTAGACTTGGCTGCTGCTTTAAATGGAAGGAAGGGAATTCCGCCATGGGAACAGCTCAGAGACTTAGTTCTAGAGCTAGAGTACCATCAGGATGGTTTGTCCAATCGGCCATCCTTGATAGTTGCAAATAAGATTGATGAGAACGGTGCAGATGAAGTATATAAAGAGTTAAAGAGAAGGGTACAAGGTGTTCCCATCTTTCCTGTATGTTCTGTTTTGGGGGAAGGCGTGGCTGATCTTAAAGCTGGCCTGAAAATGCTTGTTAATGCTGAAACGTCGAATAAACTTTGCCTAGATCAAATTTTGCTTGCTTAG
- the LOC137809967 gene encoding probable GTP-binding protein OBGM, mitochondrial isoform X3, which translates to MVSNGADDSAALMSVFDVGGNGGTGGDVILECSPRVWDFSGLQRHLIAEKGGHGSSKKLIGSRGADKVARVPIGTVLHLVNGDIPSVVKTQSSTDVDPWDIPGALVDDLHDPGYGSTSNVTRVEVNATHSTGFSSTQAEEANAEKSEKSRQVTSTDAFSQLSTTNGAPEFCTEDIEENQEIIYNVAELTEEGQQIVIARGGEGGLGNAYCSKDSMKNVPNLQDPNGIHSSLHAGSPGFETVLILELKSIADVSFVGMPNAGKSTLLGAISRAKPAVGDYAFTTLRPNLGNLHYDDLSITVADIPGLIKGAHQNRGLGHAFLRHIERTKVLAYVVDLAAALNGRKGIPPWEQLRDLVLELEYHQDGLSNRPSLIVANKIDENGADEVYKELKRRVQGVPIFPVCSVLGEGVADLKAGLKMLVNAETSNKLCLDQILLA; encoded by the exons ATGGTGTCCAATGGAGCTGATGACAGTGCTGCTTTGATGTCTGTGTTTGATGTAGGTGGCAATGGGGGAACAGGCGGTGATGTGATTCTGGAATGCTCTCCCAGAGTTTGGGACTTCAGTGGTTTGCAGCGTCATCTG ATAGCCGAGAAAGGAGGACATGGATCATCAAAAAAGTTGATAGGTAGCAGGGGTGCTGATAAG GTTGCCCGTGTACCGATTGGCACTGTACTTCATCTTGTCAATGGTGATATTCCTTCCGTTGTCAAAACTCAATCCTCGACTGATGTAGACCCTTGGGATATTCCAGGGGCACTTGTTGATGATCTTCATGACCCTGGCTATGGTTCTACCTCCAATGTTACAAGAGTGGAAGTAAACGCAACACATTCTACTGGCTTCTCCTCAACACAAGCTGAAGAAGCAAATGCTGAGAAATCTGAAAAATCAAGACAAGTTACATCAACAGATGCATTCTCTCAACTCTCCACTACTAATGGAGCTCCTGAATTTTGTACTGAGGATATAGAAGAGAACCAAGAGATAATATACAATGTTGCTGAATTAACAGAAGAAGGTCAACAAATTGTCATTGCTCGCGGAGGAGAGGGTGGTCTGGGCAATGCGTATTGTTCCAAAGATTCAATGAAAAATGTACCTAATCTTCAGGATCCTAACGGTATCCACTCCTCTCTGCATGCAGGTTCACCTGGTTTTGAGACCGTTCTTATATTAGAACTCAAGAGTATTGCTGATGTAAGCTTTGTGGGAATGCCTAATGCTGGTAAAAGCACTTTACTTGGGGCTATATCAAGGGCTAAGCCTGCTGTTGGTGACTATGCGTTTACTACTCTTAGGCCAAATTTGGGGAATCTACACTATGATGATCTCTCAATAACCGTGGCTGATATTCCTGGGCTTATAAAAGGTGCACACCAAAATCGTGGACTCGGGCATGCATTTCTGCGCCACATAGAGCGCACAAAGGTTCTTGCTTATGTGGTAGACTTGGCTGCTGCTTTAAATGGAAGGAAGGGAATTCCGCCATGGGAACAGCTCAGAGACTTAGTTCTAGAGCTAGAGTACCATCAGGATGGTTTGTCCAATCGGCCATCCTTGATAGTTGCAAATAAGATTGATGAGAACGGTGCAGATGAAGTATATAAAGAGTTAAAGAGAAGGGTACAAGGTGTTCCCATCTTTCCTGTATGTTCTGTTTTGGGGGAAGGCGTGGCTGATCTTAAAGCTGGCCTGAAAATGCTTGTTAATGCTGAAACGTCGAATAAACTTTGCCTAGATCAAATTTTGCTTGCTTAG